GCCCCGATCTGCTGTCCCAAGGCACGGGACAAGCCAACATCCGTATAAAAGACGGCGTGTTGCATAAATTCTCTTTTCTCTCCAAGGTTTTTTCCCTGCTTAACATCTCGCAGCTCTTCAACTTGCACCTGCCGGATATGGCCAGTAAGGGCATGCCGTTCAACGTTTTGGATGGTTCCCTGCAACTGCAGGATGGGATACTCTCCAGCGAGGATCTGACCGTAGCAAGCAACGCCATGGACTTGTCGCTGGTGGGGTCTTATGATTTACCGCAGGATGATCTCGACCTGTTGATGGGCGTCAAGCCTTTTGGCACGGTCGACAAGGTCGTATCCAAAATTCCACTGGCCGGGTGGATCCTCACCGGTGACAACAAGGCCCTGATCACCGCGCACTTTCAGATACGCGGCCCGAGCGCCGAACCCGAGGTGAAAGCGATCCCCGTCACCTCGGTTTCAAAAAAGGTTCTGGGTATTTTTCAGCGGGTATTGGGGCTACCGGGCAAGGTCGTCAGCGATGTGGGAAAACTGTTTCAAGGGGAGGAAAAAGCAAAGGATGAGGCGGATCAATCAACAACGGAGCTGGAGAATCAGTCACCCGGCAAAGAACGACAACCGCTGTAAAGAGTAACGATGCCACCGGTCAGGTCGCGATGCCTGACATGCCGGAAGCCGGATTGTTCCATCATGCCCAGAAACTCCCCACGCGCAGGAAACGCCTCGACGGAATCGGGCAAATAGCGGTAAGCGGCGCCATCGGATATCAGACCGCCGATACGCGGCAGAACATGCCGACTATAGCAGCGATACAAACCAGCCAACAGAGGGTTGGTCGGCTGAGAAAACTCAAGTACGAGCAGGCGGCCGCCAGGCTTCAGCACCCTGGAAAATTCCTGCAAAGCGACCTGCCGCTGCAGCACATTGCGGATGCCGAAAGCAATAATCGCAGCGTCGCACGTTTCTGCAGCCAGCGGCAAACTCTCGCAGGATGCCTGAAGGAGAGTTATCCGCCCTTCGGCCGGCAAAAGCTTGGGCACCGCCGCCCGCAACATGTTCATGGAAAGATCGACCCCGACCACCTCAGCCCGAGGATAGGCAGCCGCGATGGACAGGGCCACATCGCCGGTACCGGTCGCCGCATCCAGGATGCGTCCTGCACCAGCCAGGGCAAGTTCCCGCACCGCCGCCAGGCGCCAGCGGCGATCGATGCCAAAGGACAGCAAGCGGTTGAGCAAATCGTAACGGGGGGCGATACGATCAAAAAGAGGTCGCGTATCCTGTCCCGGTCGGTAATCTTTGTTCATAATACATTTCCTGCAAAACGTGGCAGTCAGTAACACTTTTCAGGTGTTCCTGTTTAGCACAGGCGGATGAACCTGGCCAGTAAAAACCCGAGGCAAGCGCTTAACATTCAAGCCGCCGACAGCAGGATTCGCGAAAGATCACGTATCGATGCACTGTGATGGCTTGCAGCAATAAACCGAAAAGAGAGCACCTCATGCAACCACTCATCGTCACCGCAGCCCTTTTACGTAAGCGAAATCAGGTGCTCATTACGCAGCGCCCTGCCGACAAGCCCCATGGCGGCATGTGGGAACTGCCCGGCGGAAAACTCGATGGCAACGAATCCCCCCAACAAGCCCTGCAAAGGGAATTACGCGAAGAGCTGGGCATCGAGGTTGCGGTCGAGGCTGTCTTCGATGTGGTCTATCATCGTTACGATTGGGGAGCCGTGCTGATTCTGGTTTACGAATGTCGCTGGCTTGGGGGAAAACTTCAGCACCTGGAAGTGGACGATCATCGCTGGATATATCCGCAGGATCATAGCCGATATGACATTCTGCCTGCCGACCGGCCGCTTTTCGAACAACTGAGCATATCCCCGGAATGTTCCGGTTCCATAACAGGCGGCTAAGACGGTCTCGACGGCAGCTGTTCACTTCCTTTATTCACATAGAGGCAGGCTGAAAATGATTTCGGTCCCGGCCCCGGGAGCGCTGACAACTTCGATACCGCCTCCGTGGCGTTCAATGATGTGTTTGACGATGTGCATGCCGAGCCCGAGGCCGCGTACCCCGCTGTTGAGATCGACGGCACGATAAAACTTGTCGAACATGCGCTCGATCTGCTCTGGCGTCATGCCGATGCCCTGATCTCTGACAGAAATGCGGTAACATTTCGGCTCGCATCTGCCGATCACTCTCACCGCTTTACCTTCCTGGGAATACTTTATCGCGTTGCTGATGATATTTTCCATGACCTGCACCAGCTTTTCCCGGTCCGCCCTGACCAGATGCGAGGTCCCTGCAGCGAATTCCATTTCAAAACGATAACGGGGGAATTGCAACTGGAAATGCTGCAGAAGCTTGCGGCTGATTTCCGCCACATCGACGGTTTCCAAAACCAGAGGAATTTCACGGCCCGCTTCCATGCGACTGATATCGAGCAAATCGGAAACAATCCGCTCCAACACCTCGGCCTTGTCATAAATCTCGGTCATGAACTCTTTAAGCTGAGCATCTGAAAAACCTCCGAACTCCTCCGGGTGCATGCAGAATTCCAGATACCCCATAATGGAGGTCAGCGGAGTGCGCAGTTCGTGGGCCGCAGTGGAAATAAACTCTGTCTTGACCCGCTCCATCTCACGTTCTTGCGTCACATCATGGAAAATGACAATCGCCCCGGTACCGTCGCCCTGAATGTTGCGCATGCGCGAAGCCCGGGCCTTGAAATAATCCGGACTCGTACTGTCGCCG
This DNA window, taken from Syntrophotalea carbinolica DSM 2380, encodes the following:
- the ubiE gene encoding bifunctional demethylmenaquinone methyltransferase/2-methoxy-6-polyprenyl-1,4-benzoquinol methylase UbiE, with the protein product MNKDYRPGQDTRPLFDRIAPRYDLLNRLLSFGIDRRWRLAAVRELALAGAGRILDAATGTGDVALSIAAAYPRAEVVGVDLSMNMLRAAVPKLLPAEGRITLLQASCESLPLAAETCDAAIIAFGIRNVLQRQVALQEFSRVLKPGGRLLVLEFSQPTNPLLAGLYRCYSRHVLPRIGGLISDGAAYRYLPDSVEAFPARGEFLGMMEQSGFRHVRHRDLTGGIVTLYSGCRSLPGD
- a CDS encoding (deoxy)nucleoside triphosphate pyrophosphohydrolase, whose product is MQPLIVTAALLRKRNQVLITQRPADKPHGGMWELPGGKLDGNESPQQALQRELREELGIEVAVEAVFDVVYHRYDWGAVLILVYECRWLGGKLQHLEVDDHRWIYPQDHSRYDILPADRPLFEQLSISPECSGSITGG